In a single window of the Streptomyces sp. NBC_00353 genome:
- a CDS encoding AAA family ATPase, with product MRTDSAPEVRALLITGTVGAGKTSVAGAAGELLTGAGVPNAVIDMDWLCRTWPAPADDRFNFALLLRNLRCMVGNYLDAGVTRLVLAGVVEDAEDRKQCEKAVGVGLSVCRLRVDLPVVRQRLSRRHADEPDALRWHLDRSGELDGILDRSRVEDFTLDATYHRVDEAAAAVLEAVGWR from the coding sequence ATGCGAACCGACAGCGCTCCGGAAGTCCGCGCCCTTCTGATCACCGGCACCGTCGGGGCCGGCAAGACGTCGGTGGCCGGGGCCGCAGGAGAGCTGCTCACCGGCGCCGGCGTGCCCAACGCCGTCATCGACATGGACTGGCTCTGCCGGACCTGGCCCGCGCCCGCCGACGACCGCTTCAACTTCGCCCTGCTCCTGCGCAATCTCAGGTGCATGGTCGGCAACTACCTCGATGCGGGCGTCACCCGGCTCGTACTCGCGGGCGTCGTGGAGGACGCGGAGGACCGGAAACAGTGCGAGAAGGCGGTGGGTGTCGGCCTGTCCGTGTGCCGGCTCCGGGTCGACCTGCCGGTGGTCCGGCAGCGGCTGTCCCGGCGCCACGCGGACGAGCCCGACGCGCTGCGGTGGCACCTGGACAGATCGGGGGAGCTGGACGGGATCCTCGACCGGTCCCGGGTGGAGGACTTCACACTCGACGCCACCTACCACCGCGTCGACGAGGCCGCGGCCGCGGTGCTGGAAGCGGTCGGCTGGCGGTGA
- a CDS encoding macro domain-containing protein, whose protein sequence is MPEITYVRGDATAPQGKGVKLIAHVCNDLGGWGKGFVLAVSRRWPEPEAAYRRWHRERAGNDFGLGAVQFVQVGPYVWVANMVGQRGMRTGSKGVPVRYEAMDTALESVAERAVELGASVHMPRIGCGLAGGKWSRTEPLIERRLLSRGIAVTVYDYE, encoded by the coding sequence ATGCCGGAGATCACGTATGTACGGGGGGACGCCACCGCACCACAGGGCAAGGGCGTCAAGCTGATCGCGCATGTCTGCAACGACCTCGGCGGCTGGGGCAAGGGATTCGTCCTCGCCGTGTCGCGCCGTTGGCCCGAGCCGGAGGCCGCGTACCGCCGCTGGCACCGCGAGCGCGCGGGCAACGACTTCGGCCTGGGCGCGGTGCAGTTCGTCCAGGTCGGGCCGTATGTGTGGGTGGCGAACATGGTGGGGCAGCGGGGCATGCGTACGGGCAGCAAAGGTGTACCCGTGCGGTACGAGGCGATGGACACGGCGCTGGAATCCGTGGCCGAACGGGCCGTCGAGCTGGGTGCATCGGTCCACATGCCCCGGATCGGATGCGGCCTCGCAGGCGGTAAGTGGTCCCGAACAGAGCCCTTGATCGAGCGTCGGCTGCTGAGCCGGGGCATAGCCGTGACGGTGTACGACTACGAGTAG
- a CDS encoding AMP-dependent synthetase/ligase — translation MTTILRLPAEPGQLTLPALLRRNAEDHGDLPALSWRADGAESGWTTLTWHEVRRKTAVLAAGYTALGVERGEQVLMMIGNRPEHWLTDLALTHLGAVPVTVYGTAAPEQIAHIARHSRARFAIVEGARERERWEPLLADVTVPLEKLVVVEAAEAGPHRSYGSLHATGARLYRPDAFEKAWQESRADDPLTVVHTSGTTGDPKAVPITHRSVVVNALALDRVVELPDHVAHICYLPFAHIAERMLGIYLPVFRASHVHLCPDPAAVAAAARALHPAQFFGVPRVWEKLAASVRAALAALPEEQRAAIDAAAGTAREHVAHRERGEQPPAELEAAYRQARTTVLEPLLAQAGFDRLVWAASASAPMPLDVVRFWAGFGIVIMDAWGLTETVGVFTCNSPTGFRLGSVGRPLEGLELRTADDGEILVRGETVFTGYLRADGTVERALDPDGWFATGDIGRIDEDGYLWLTDRKKEMIVTSTGKNVSPALVENTLKEHPLIGQALVHGDGRSYLVALLVLDAEMAPAWAAARGIDSDPAALADHPAIREEIARAVEAANARLNRTEQVKRYRLLSAEWGPETGELTPSLKLRRRVIHGRYAGSIEALYGES, via the coding sequence GTGACCACGATCCTGCGACTTCCCGCCGAACCCGGGCAACTCACGCTCCCCGCTCTGCTGCGGCGCAACGCAGAGGATCACGGTGATCTGCCGGCCCTCTCGTGGCGCGCCGACGGGGCGGAGTCCGGATGGACGACCCTCACCTGGCACGAGGTACGGCGCAAGACCGCCGTACTCGCCGCCGGGTACACCGCGCTCGGAGTGGAACGCGGCGAGCAGGTTCTCATGATGATCGGCAACCGGCCCGAACACTGGCTGACCGACCTCGCCCTCACCCACCTGGGAGCCGTCCCCGTCACGGTGTACGGCACCGCGGCCCCCGAACAGATCGCGCACATCGCCCGGCACAGTCGCGCCCGGTTCGCGATCGTCGAGGGGGCGCGGGAACGGGAACGCTGGGAGCCGCTGCTCGCCGACGTCACCGTACCGCTGGAGAAGCTGGTCGTCGTCGAGGCCGCAGAGGCCGGACCCCACCGTTCCTACGGTTCGCTGCACGCCACCGGAGCCCGGCTGTACCGGCCGGACGCCTTCGAGAAGGCCTGGCAGGAGTCGCGGGCCGACGACCCCCTCACGGTCGTCCACACCTCCGGAACCACCGGCGATCCCAAGGCCGTCCCGATCACCCACCGCAGCGTCGTCGTCAACGCGCTCGCCCTGGACCGGGTGGTCGAGCTCCCCGACCATGTCGCGCACATCTGCTACCTCCCGTTCGCCCATATCGCCGAGCGGATGCTCGGCATCTACCTGCCGGTCTTCCGCGCCTCGCACGTCCACCTCTGCCCCGACCCGGCGGCGGTCGCGGCTGCGGCGCGGGCTCTGCACCCTGCCCAGTTCTTCGGTGTCCCGCGAGTCTGGGAGAAGCTCGCCGCATCTGTGCGGGCCGCCCTTGCAGCCCTGCCGGAGGAACAGCGCGCGGCGATCGACGCAGCGGCCGGGACGGCCCGTGAGCACGTCGCCCACCGCGAGCGCGGCGAACAGCCGCCGGCCGAGCTGGAAGCCGCCTACCGGCAGGCCAGGACGACGGTGCTGGAACCGCTCCTCGCACAGGCCGGCTTCGACAGACTGGTGTGGGCGGCGAGCGCGTCCGCGCCGATGCCGCTCGACGTGGTCCGCTTCTGGGCCGGCTTCGGCATTGTGATCATGGATGCGTGGGGGCTGACCGAGACGGTCGGCGTCTTCACCTGCAACAGTCCGACCGGCTTCCGGCTCGGCTCGGTGGGCCGGCCGCTGGAGGGCCTGGAACTGAGGACCGCGGACGACGGCGAGATCCTGGTGCGCGGCGAGACGGTCTTCACCGGCTATCTGCGCGCCGACGGCACGGTGGAGCGCGCGCTCGACCCGGACGGCTGGTTCGCGACCGGTGACATCGGCCGGATCGACGAGGACGGGTACCTGTGGCTCACCGATCGCAAGAAGGAAATGATCGTCACCTCGACCGGCAAGAACGTCTCCCCGGCCCTCGTCGAGAACACCCTCAAGGAACACCCGCTGATCGGCCAGGCCCTCGTCCACGGCGACGGCCGCTCCTACCTGGTCGCCCTGCTGGTCCTGGACGCCGAGATGGCCCCGGCCTGGGCGGCGGCCCGGGGCATCGACAGCGATCCGGCCGCACTGGCCGACCACCCAGCCATACGGGAGGAGATCGCCCGCGCCGTCGAGGCGGCCAACGCCAGGCTCAACCGGACGGAGCAGGTCAAGCGGTACCGGCTGCTGTCTGCGGAATGGGGTCCGGAGACGGGCGAACTGACCCCGTCGCTGAAACTGCGTCGCCGGGTGATCCACGGCAGGTACGCAGGGTCCATCGAGGCGCTGTACGGGGAGAGCTGA
- a CDS encoding MerR family transcriptional regulator: MATGTEEPTLTVDELAARAGVTVRTVRFYSTRGLLPPPVIGPRRVGHYGHAHLSRLALIEELQHQGMTLAAIERYLEQLPPDLSAHDLAIHRALVASWAPDSAAEATRAELERRAGRALTEDDVDRLAAMGVLERAEAADGSFRVDPGMLRLGVELLDVPIANETILAARTVLLEHTRSAAHELTRLFRDEVWNPYRERESDPEHVAAMKSLSAHMQPMVLQALVTAFQRSLKEELRAAFTAE, from the coding sequence ATGGCGACCGGGACCGAGGAGCCGACGCTCACTGTCGACGAGCTGGCGGCGCGCGCCGGAGTGACCGTACGCACCGTGCGTTTCTACAGCACGCGGGGACTGCTGCCGCCCCCGGTGATCGGGCCGCGCCGGGTCGGGCACTACGGGCACGCCCACCTGTCCCGTCTGGCGCTGATCGAGGAGCTGCAGCACCAGGGCATGACGCTCGCCGCGATCGAACGCTATCTGGAGCAGCTGCCACCCGATCTGAGCGCCCACGATCTGGCGATCCACCGGGCGCTGGTGGCGTCCTGGGCACCGGACTCGGCGGCGGAGGCGACCCGGGCGGAGCTGGAGCGGCGCGCGGGGCGGGCGCTGACCGAGGACGACGTGGACCGGCTGGCCGCGATGGGTGTGCTGGAGCGCGCGGAGGCTGCGGACGGCAGCTTCCGGGTCGATCCGGGGATGCTGCGGCTGGGCGTCGAGCTGCTCGACGTACCGATCGCCAACGAGACGATCCTCGCGGCTCGCACGGTGCTGCTGGAGCACACCCGTTCCGCTGCGCACGAGCTGACGCGGCTGTTCCGGGACGAGGTGTGGAACCCGTACCGGGAGCGGGAGTCGGACCCGGAGCATGTGGCGGCGATGAAGTCACTGTCGGCCCATATGCAGCCGATGGTGCTGCAGGCGCTGGTGACTGCGTTCCAGCGGTCGCTCAAGGAAGAGCTGCGGGCCGCGTTCACGGCGGAGTGA
- the thrS gene encoding threonine--tRNA ligase, producing the protein MLERSREPEGGHSPDDREETAMHDHRKLGRELALFDTDPLIGAGLPYWLPDGATVRHTLEEYIRTAERRAGYRHVYSPVLGKRELYEISGHWSHYSDDMFPPMELGSEQVVLRPSLCPHHAVIYRSRSHSYRELPLRMAELGGMYRSELSGVLGGLTRVRAIQLNDAHIFCTLDQVADEARAALEMIRSAYEALGIRPARYRLSLPGPGGKYVAAPEKWQRSTALLTEVLDRSGLPYDSAEGEAAFYGPKIDVQVTDGAGRESTLSTVQVDFHQPEQFDLHYIGADGAKHRPVMVHRSIIGSVERAVAHLIEQHGGAFPAWLAPTQLAILPISEAELPNAVALAERCTDRGLRAEVAGPERGTLGARIREDRLVPYQVVIGAREAADDHVAVRLRDGRRLDPQPADAFLDRIGALIDAHTTQLWDGAVG; encoded by the coding sequence CTGCTCGAGCGAAGCCGAGAGCCTGAGGGAGGTCACTCGCCCGATGACCGCGAGGAGACCGCCATGCACGACCACCGCAAGCTCGGCCGCGAACTGGCCCTGTTCGACACCGACCCGCTGATCGGCGCGGGACTTCCGTACTGGCTGCCCGACGGCGCGACCGTGCGGCACACCCTGGAGGAGTACATCCGCACCGCCGAGCGGCGGGCCGGCTACCGCCACGTGTACTCGCCGGTGCTGGGCAAGCGGGAGCTGTACGAGATCTCCGGGCACTGGTCGCACTACAGCGACGACATGTTCCCGCCGATGGAGCTGGGATCGGAGCAGGTCGTCCTGAGGCCGAGTCTCTGCCCCCACCACGCGGTGATCTACCGCTCCCGCTCCCACAGCTACCGCGAGCTGCCGCTGCGCATGGCCGAACTGGGCGGCATGTACCGCTCCGAACTCTCCGGCGTGCTCGGCGGACTGACCCGCGTCCGGGCCATCCAGCTGAACGACGCGCACATCTTCTGCACCCTGGACCAGGTCGCCGACGAGGCGCGGGCCGCCCTGGAGATGATCCGCAGCGCGTACGAGGCACTGGGCATCCGCCCGGCCCGATACCGGCTCTCCCTCCCCGGACCCGGCGGCAAGTACGTGGCCGCGCCCGAGAAGTGGCAGCGGTCCACCGCCCTGCTCACCGAGGTACTCGACCGCTCCGGCCTGCCCTACGACTCGGCGGAGGGCGAGGCCGCGTTCTACGGCCCGAAGATCGACGTCCAGGTCACCGACGGTGCGGGCAGGGAGTCCACCCTGTCCACCGTCCAGGTCGACTTCCACCAGCCCGAGCAGTTCGACCTGCACTACATCGGCGCGGACGGCGCGAAGCACCGGCCGGTCATGGTCCACCGCAGCATCATCGGCAGCGTGGAGCGGGCCGTCGCCCATCTCATCGAACAGCACGGCGGCGCCTTCCCCGCCTGGCTCGCCCCGACCCAGCTGGCGATCCTTCCGATCTCCGAGGCGGAACTGCCCAACGCCGTGGCGCTGGCCGAGCGATGCACCGACCGCGGGCTGCGGGCCGAGGTCGCCGGGCCGGAACGCGGCACCCTGGGCGCCCGCATCCGGGAGGACCGCCTGGTGCCCTACCAAGTCGTGATCGGAGCGAGGGAAGCCGCCGACGACCACGTCGCCGTACGGCTGCGCGACGGACGCCGCCTCGACCCGCAGCCCGCCGACGCCTTCCTGGACCGGATCGGCGCACTCATCGACGCCCACACCACCCAGCTGTGGGACGGCGCCGTCGGATAA
- a CDS encoding 3-hydroxyacyl-CoA dehydrogenase NAD-binding domain-containing protein encodes MTESTTIRWEQDETGVVTLVLDDPNQSANTMNQAFKDSIAAIADRAEAEKDAIRGIIFTSAKKTFFAGGDLKDMIKVGPENAQDAFDVGTAIKHSLRRIETLGIPVVAAINGAALGGGYEIALASHHRIALDTPGSRIGLPEVTLGLLPAGGGVTRTVRLMGVADALLKVLLQGTQYTPKRALENGLVHEVAATPEEMLDKARAFIDAHPESQQPWDVKGYKIPGGTPSHPKFAANLPAFPANLKKQLAGAPMPAPRNILAAAVEGSQVDFETALTIEARYFTELVTGQISKNMIQAFFFDLQAVNSGANRPKGIEERQVRKVAVLGAGMMGAGIAYSCARAGIEVVLKDVSTEAAAKGKAYSEKLLDKALSRGRTTEAKRDELLARITPTGDPADLAGCDAVIEAVFEDTALKHKVFQEIQDIIEPDALLCSNTSTLPITVLAKGVTRPADFIGLHFFSPVDKMPLVEIIKGEQTGDEALARAFDLVRRIQKTPIVVNDSRGFFTSRVIGQFINEGVAMVGEGVEPASVEQAAAQSGYPAKVLSLMDELTLTLPRKIRNETKRAVEEAGGTWAGHPADAVIDRMVDEFGRTGRSGGAGFYEYGEDGKRAGLWPGLREHFAKPDADVPFEDMKERMLFSEALDSVRCLEENVLISVADANIGSIMGIGFPPWTGGVLQYINGYEGGLPGFVARARELAEKYGDRFLPPALLVEKAEKGETFHD; translated from the coding sequence ATGACCGAGAGCACGACCATCCGCTGGGAACAGGACGAGACCGGCGTCGTCACCCTCGTACTCGACGACCCCAACCAGTCCGCCAACACGATGAACCAGGCCTTCAAGGACTCCATCGCGGCCATCGCCGACCGCGCGGAAGCCGAGAAGGACGCCATCCGCGGCATCATCTTCACCTCCGCCAAGAAGACCTTCTTCGCGGGCGGCGACCTCAAGGACATGATCAAGGTCGGTCCGGAGAACGCCCAGGACGCCTTCGACGTCGGCACCGCCATCAAGCACTCGCTGCGCCGCATCGAGACCCTCGGCATCCCCGTCGTCGCCGCCATCAACGGAGCGGCCCTCGGCGGCGGTTACGAGATCGCCCTCGCCTCCCACCACCGCATCGCGCTCGACACACCCGGCTCCCGCATCGGCCTGCCCGAGGTCACCCTCGGCCTGCTGCCCGCAGGCGGCGGTGTCACCCGCACCGTGCGGCTCATGGGCGTCGCCGACGCGCTGCTGAAGGTCCTCCTCCAGGGCACCCAGTACACCCCGAAGCGCGCCCTGGAGAACGGTCTCGTCCACGAGGTCGCGGCCACGCCCGAGGAGATGCTCGACAAGGCCCGCGCCTTCATCGACGCCCACCCCGAGTCCCAGCAGCCCTGGGACGTCAAGGGCTACAAGATCCCCGGCGGCACCCCGTCCCACCCGAAGTTCGCCGCCAACCTGCCCGCCTTCCCGGCCAACCTGAAGAAGCAGCTCGCGGGCGCCCCCATGCCTGCGCCGCGCAACATTCTGGCCGCCGCCGTCGAGGGTTCCCAGGTCGACTTCGAGACCGCGCTGACCATCGAGGCCCGGTACTTCACCGAGCTCGTCACCGGCCAGATCTCGAAGAACATGATCCAGGCGTTCTTCTTCGACCTCCAGGCCGTCAACTCCGGCGCCAACCGCCCCAAGGGCATCGAGGAGCGCCAGGTCAGGAAGGTCGCCGTCCTCGGCGCCGGGATGATGGGCGCCGGCATCGCGTACTCCTGCGCCCGCGCCGGTATCGAGGTCGTCCTCAAGGACGTCTCCACCGAGGCGGCCGCCAAGGGCAAGGCCTACAGCGAGAAGCTGCTCGACAAGGCGCTCTCCCGGGGCCGTACGACCGAGGCGAAGCGCGACGAGCTGCTGGCCCGCATCACCCCGACCGGTGACCCGGCCGATCTGGCGGGCTGCGACGCCGTCATCGAGGCGGTCTTCGAGGACACCGCGCTCAAGCACAAGGTGTTCCAGGAGATCCAGGACATCATCGAGCCCGACGCACTGCTCTGCTCGAACACCTCGACCCTGCCGATCACGGTCCTCGCCAAGGGGGTCACGCGCCCCGCCGACTTCATCGGCCTGCACTTCTTCTCGCCCGTCGACAAGATGCCGCTGGTGGAGATCATCAAGGGGGAGCAGACCGGTGACGAGGCCCTGGCGCGCGCCTTCGACCTGGTCCGCCGGATCCAGAAGACGCCGATCGTCGTCAACGACTCGCGCGGCTTCTTCACCTCGCGTGTCATCGGCCAGTTCATCAACGAGGGCGTCGCCATGGTCGGCGAGGGCGTCGAGCCCGCGTCGGTCGAGCAGGCCGCGGCACAGTCCGGCTACCCGGCCAAGGTCCTCTCGCTGATGGACGAGCTGACGCTGACCCTGCCGCGCAAGATCCGCAACGAGACGAAGCGCGCGGTCGAGGAGGCGGGCGGCACCTGGGCCGGGCACCCTGCGGACGCGGTCATCGACCGGATGGTCGACGAGTTCGGACGTACCGGACGCAGCGGCGGCGCGGGCTTCTACGAGTACGGCGAGGACGGCAAGCGGGCCGGGCTGTGGCCGGGGCTGCGCGAGCACTTCGCCAAGCCGGACGCCGACGTCCCGTTCGAGGACATGAAGGAGCGGATGCTCTTCTCCGAGGCACTGGACAGCGTGCGCTGCCTGGAGGAGAACGTCCTCATCTCGGTCGCCGACGCCAACATCGGATCCATCATGGGCATCGGCTTCCCGCCGTGGACCGGCGGCGTGCTCCAGTACATCAACGGGTACGAGGGCGGCCTGCCCGGCTTCGTGGCACGCGCCCGGGAACTCGCCGAGAAGTACGGTGACCGGTTCCTGCCGCCCGCGCTGCTGGTGGAGAAGGCCGAGAAGGGCGAGACCTTCCACGACTGA
- a CDS encoding acetyl-CoA C-acetyltransferase, which produces MSTEAFVYDAIRTPRGRGKANGALHGTKPIDLVVGLIHEIRNRFPGLDPAAIDDIVLGVVSPLGDQGSDIARIAAIAAGLPDSVAGVQENRFCASGLEAVNLAAAKVRSGWEDLILAGGVESMSRVPMGSDGGAWAMDPMTNYETGFAPQGVGADLIATIEGFSRRDVDEFAALSQERAAEAWKDGRFARSVVPVKDRNGLVVLDHDEHMRPGTTADSLAALKPSFATIGELGGFDAVALQKYHWVEKIDHVHHAGNSSGIVDGAALVAIGNKETGERYGLTPRARIVSAAVSGSEPTIMLTGPAPATRKALAKAGLTIDDIDLVEINEAFAGVVLRFARDMGLSLDKINVNGGAIALGHPLGATGAMILGTLIDELERQDKRYGLATLCVGGGMGIATVIERL; this is translated from the coding sequence TTGAGTACCGAAGCATTTGTCTACGACGCGATCCGCACCCCGCGCGGCCGCGGCAAGGCCAATGGCGCCCTGCACGGCACCAAGCCGATCGACCTCGTCGTCGGCCTCATCCACGAAATCCGCAACCGCTTCCCCGGCCTCGACCCGGCCGCCATCGACGACATCGTCCTCGGCGTGGTCAGCCCGCTCGGCGACCAGGGCTCCGACATCGCCCGGATCGCCGCCATCGCCGCCGGACTCCCGGACTCGGTGGCGGGCGTCCAGGAGAACCGGTTCTGTGCCTCCGGCCTGGAAGCCGTCAACCTGGCCGCAGCGAAGGTCCGTTCGGGCTGGGAGGACCTGATCCTCGCAGGCGGTGTCGAGTCGATGTCGCGGGTGCCGATGGGCTCCGACGGCGGCGCCTGGGCGATGGACCCGATGACCAACTACGAGACCGGCTTCGCCCCGCAGGGCGTCGGCGCCGACCTCATCGCCACCATCGAGGGCTTCTCGCGCCGCGACGTCGACGAGTTCGCCGCGCTCTCCCAGGAGCGGGCCGCCGAGGCGTGGAAGGACGGCCGCTTCGCGCGCTCCGTCGTCCCGGTCAAGGACCGCAACGGCCTCGTCGTCCTGGACCACGACGAGCACATGCGCCCCGGCACCACCGCCGACTCGCTGGCCGCCCTCAAGCCCTCGTTCGCCACCATCGGCGAGCTGGGCGGCTTCGACGCCGTGGCACTGCAGAAGTACCACTGGGTCGAGAAGATCGACCACGTCCACCACGCGGGCAACTCCTCCGGCATCGTGGACGGCGCCGCACTCGTCGCCATCGGCAACAAGGAGACCGGCGAGCGGTACGGCCTGACGCCGCGCGCCCGGATCGTCTCCGCCGCGGTCTCCGGCTCCGAGCCGACCATCATGCTGACCGGCCCCGCCCCCGCCACCCGCAAGGCCCTCGCCAAGGCCGGACTCACCATCGACGACATCGACCTCGTCGAGATCAACGAGGCGTTCGCCGGTGTCGTCCTCCGCTTCGCCCGGGACATGGGGCTCTCCCTCGACAAGATCAACGTCAACGGCGGCGCCATCGCGCTCGGACACCCGCTCGGCGCCACCGGCGCGATGATCCTCGGCACGCTCATCGACGAACTGGAGCGCCAGGACAAGCGGTACGGCCTCGCCACCCTCTGCGTGGGCGGCGGCATGGGCATCGCCACCGTCATCGAGCGTCTCTGA
- a CDS encoding acyl-CoA dehydrogenase family protein produces the protein MQRQIFTEEHDAFRETVRTFLTKEVLPHYEQWEKDGIVSREAWLAAGRQGLLGFAVPEEYGGGGTTDFRYSAVLAEEFTRAGAPGLALGLHNDIIGPYLTGLATEEQKRRWLPGFCSGEIITAIAMTEPGAGSDLQGIRTTAEDRGDHWLLNGSKTFISNGILADLVVVVAKTTPEGGAKGLSLIVVERGTEGFERGRNLDKIGQKSQDTAELFFNDVRVPKENLLGERDGAFIHLMTNLAQERMGIAVAGIAAAEYLLEITTQYVKEREAFGRPLSKLQHIRFEIAEMATECAVTRTFIDRCIVDHSNGELDAVHASMAKWWATELQKRVADRCLQLHGGYGYMTEYRVAKAFTDGRIQTIYGGTTEIMKEIIGRSLLA, from the coding sequence GTGCAGCGGCAGATCTTCACCGAGGAGCACGACGCGTTCCGTGAGACCGTCCGGACCTTCCTGACCAAGGAAGTCCTCCCGCACTACGAGCAGTGGGAGAAGGACGGCATCGTCTCGCGCGAGGCCTGGCTCGCGGCCGGCCGGCAGGGGCTGCTCGGCTTCGCCGTACCCGAGGAGTACGGGGGCGGCGGCACCACCGACTTCCGCTACAGCGCCGTCCTCGCGGAGGAGTTCACCCGGGCCGGCGCCCCCGGACTCGCGCTCGGCCTGCACAACGACATCATCGGCCCCTATCTCACCGGGCTCGCCACCGAGGAACAGAAGCGGCGCTGGCTGCCGGGCTTCTGCAGCGGCGAGATCATCACCGCCATCGCGATGACCGAACCCGGCGCGGGCTCCGACCTCCAGGGCATCCGCACCACCGCCGAGGACAGGGGTGACCACTGGCTGCTCAACGGCTCCAAGACGTTCATCTCCAACGGCATCCTCGCCGACCTGGTGGTCGTCGTGGCGAAGACCACCCCGGAGGGCGGCGCGAAGGGACTCTCGCTGATCGTCGTCGAACGCGGCACGGAGGGCTTCGAGCGGGGCCGCAACCTGGACAAGATCGGCCAGAAGTCCCAGGACACGGCCGAGCTGTTCTTCAACGACGTCCGCGTCCCCAAGGAGAACCTGCTCGGTGAGCGCGACGGCGCGTTCATCCACCTGATGACCAACCTGGCACAGGAGCGGATGGGCATAGCGGTCGCCGGTATCGCCGCCGCCGAGTACCTCCTGGAGATCACCACCCAGTACGTCAAGGAGCGCGAAGCCTTCGGGCGGCCGCTCTCCAAGCTCCAGCACATCCGGTTCGAGATCGCCGAGATGGCCACCGAGTGCGCCGTCACCCGGACCTTCATCGACCGGTGCATCGTCGACCACTCGAACGGCGAACTCGATGCCGTACACGCCTCGATGGCCAAGTGGTGGGCCACCGAACTGCAGAAGCGCGTCGCCGACCGATGCCTCCAGCTCCACGGCGGCTACGGCTACATGACGGAATACCGGGTCGCCAAGGCGTTCACCGACGGCCGCATCCAGACCATCTACGGCGGAACGACCGAGATCATGAAGGAGATCATCGGCCGCTCGCTGCTCGCCTGA
- a CDS encoding LLM class F420-dependent oxidoreductase, with protein sequence MELSLPLNYAGDPREACDQVAALESAGLDAVWVAEAYGFDSPTLMGYLAARTERMKIGAAILNVYSRTPALIAQTGAGLDAISGGRALLGLGASGPQVVEGWHGKAYDKPLGRTRETVELCRRIWRREVIDHHGITDMPLPKEKGGRLGKPLKILTRPVREEIPLYIASLGPANVRLTAEIADGWLPTLYLPEKAKQVWGTALAEGAAERDPARGALQTVAGGLLAIGDDAAALRDLARPQIALYVGGMGAKGKNFYNDLAVAYGYEQEAALIQELYLSGKKKEAEAAVPDEFCELMSLCGPEGYVRDRVEAFRESGVTMLNVIPVGPDPARLISTVKNWL encoded by the coding sequence ATGGAACTCTCCCTGCCGCTGAACTACGCGGGCGACCCGCGCGAGGCCTGCGACCAGGTCGCAGCCCTGGAGTCCGCCGGACTCGACGCCGTCTGGGTCGCGGAGGCCTACGGCTTCGACTCGCCCACCCTCATGGGCTATCTGGCCGCCCGCACCGAACGCATGAAGATCGGCGCGGCGATCCTCAACGTCTACTCCCGCACCCCCGCGCTGATCGCCCAGACCGGCGCCGGACTCGACGCGATCTCCGGCGGCCGGGCGCTGCTCGGGCTCGGCGCGTCCGGGCCGCAGGTCGTCGAGGGCTGGCACGGCAAGGCGTACGACAAGCCGCTCGGCCGGACCCGCGAGACCGTCGAACTGTGCCGCCGGATCTGGCGCCGCGAGGTCATCGACCACCACGGCATCACCGACATGCCGCTGCCCAAGGAGAAGGGCGGCCGGCTCGGCAAGCCCCTGAAGATCCTCACCCGTCCGGTGCGCGAGGAGATCCCGCTCTACATCGCCTCGCTCGGCCCCGCCAATGTCCGGCTGACCGCCGAGATCGCCGACGGCTGGCTGCCCACCCTCTACCTCCCCGAGAAGGCCAAGCAGGTGTGGGGCACGGCCCTCGCGGAGGGCGCTGCCGAGCGCGACCCGGCGCGCGGCGCGCTGCAGACCGTCGCCGGCGGGCTGCTGGCCATCGGCGACGACGCGGCCGCGCTCAGGGACCTCGCCCGCCCGCAGATCGCACTGTACGTCGGCGGAATGGGCGCCAAGGGCAAGAACTTCTACAACGACCTCGCCGTCGCGTACGGATACGAGCAGGAAGCCGCGCTCATCCAGGAGCTCTACCTGTCCGGGAAGAAGAAGGAGGCCGAGGCCGCCGTCCCGGACGAGTTCTGCGAGCTCATGTCGCTGTGCGGGCCCGAGGGGTACGTACGCGACCGCGTCGAGGCGTTCCGCGAGTCCGGCGTCACCATGCTCAACGTCATCCCGGTCGGCCCCGATCCGGCCCGGCTGATCTCCACCGTCAAGAACTGGCTCTAG